A part of Prionailurus viverrinus isolate Anna chromosome E1, UM_Priviv_1.0, whole genome shotgun sequence genomic DNA contains:
- the DLG4 gene encoding disks large homolog 4 isoform X14, translated as MDCLCIVTTKKYRYQDEDTPPLEHSPAHLPNQANSPPVIVNTDTLEAPGYVNGTEGEMEYEEITLERGNSGLGFSIAGGTDNPHIGDDPSIFITKIIPGGAAAQDGRLRVNDSILFVNEVDVREVTHSAAVEALKEAGSIVRLYVMRRKPPAEKLMEIKLIKGPKGLGFSIAGGVGNQHIPGDNSIYVTKIIEGGAAHKDGRLQIGDKILAVNSVGLEDVMHEDAVAALKNTYDVVYLKVAKPSNAYLSDSYAPPDITTSYSQHLDNEISHSSYLGTDYPTAMTPTSPRRYSPVAKDLLGEEDVPREPRRIVIHRGSTGLGFNIVGGEDGEGIFISFILAGGPADLSGELRKGDQILSVNGVDLRSASHEQAAIALKNAGQTVTIIAQYKPEEYSRFEAKIHDLREQLMNSSLGSGTASLRSNPKRGFYIRALFDYDKTKDCGFLSQALSFRFGDVLHVLDASDEEWWQARRVHPDSEADDIGFIPSKRRVERREWSRLKAKDWGSSSGSQGREDSVLSYETVTQMEVHYARPIIILGPTKDRANDDLLSEFPDKFGSCVPHTTRPKREYEIDGRDYHFVSSREKMEKDIQAHKFIEAGQYNSHLYGTSVQSVREVAEQGKHCILDVSANAVRRLQAAHLHPIAIFIRPRSLENVLEINKRITEEQARKAFDRATKLEQEFTECFSAIVEGDSFEEIYHKVKRVIEDLSGPYIWVPARERL; from the exons ATGGACTGTCTCTGTATAGTGACAACCAAG AAATACCGCTACCAAGATGAAGACACGCCCCCTCTGGAGCACAGCCCGGCCCACCTCCCCAACCAG GCCAATTCTCCTCCTGTGATTGTCAACACAGACACCCTAGAAGCCCCGGGATAT GTGAACGGGACGGAGGGGGAAATGGAATACGAGGAGATCACGTTGGAAAGG GGCAACTCAGGTCTGGGCTTCAGCATCGCAGGCGGCACCGACAACCCACACATTGGTGACGACCCGTCCATCTTCATCACCAAGATCATTCCTGGCGGGGCCGCGGCCCAGGACGGCCGCCTCAG GGTCAACGATAGCATCTTGTTTGTGAATGAGGTGGACGTGCGGGAGGTGACCCACTCAGCCGCGGTGGAGGCCCTCAAGGAGGCGGGCTCCATCGTCCGCCTCTACGTCATGCGGCGGAAGCCTCCGGCTGAGAAGCTTATGGAGATCAAACTCATCAAGGGGCCTAAAG GTCTTGGCTTCAGCATCGCGGGGGGCGTAGGGAACCAACACATCCCCGGAGATAACAGCATCTACGTGACAAAGATCATCGAAGGGGGTGCCGCCCACAAGGACGGGAGGCTGCAGATTGGGGACAAGATTCTAGCG GTCAATAGCGTGGGGCTGGAGGACGTCATGCATGAGGACGCCGTGGCAGCCCTGAAGAACACATATGACGTTGTCTACCTGAAGGTGGCCAAGCCCAGCAATGCCTACCTGAGTGACAGCTATGCTCCCCCAGACATCACAACCT CTTATTCCCAGCACCTGGACAACGAGATTAGTCACAGCAGCTACCTGGGTACCGACTACCCCACAGCCatgacccccacctcccctcggCGTTACTCCCCGGTGGCCAAGGACCTGCTGGGGGAGGAAGACGTTCCCCGGGAACCGAGGCGCATAGTGATCCACCGGGGCTCCACGGGCCTGGGCTTCAACATTGTGGGTGGCGAGGACGGTGAGGGCATCTTTATCTCCTTCATCCTGGCCGGTGGCCCTGCGGACCTCAGCGGGGAGCTGCGGAAGGGGGACCAGATCCTCTCG GTGAACGGTGTTGACCTCCGCAGTGCCAGCCACGAGCAGGCTGCCATCGCCTTGAAGAACGCGGGCCAGACGGTCACCATCATCGCTCAGTATAAACCAGAAG AGTACAGCCGATTCGAGGCCAAGATCCACGACCTTCGGGAACAGCTCATGAACAGCAGCCTGGGCTCAGGGACCGCCTCCCTGCGGAGCAACCCCAAAAGGGGTTTCTACATCAG GGCCCTGTTTGATTACGACAAGACCAAGGACTGTGGCTTCCTGAGCCAGGCCCTGAGCTTCCGTTTTGGGGACGTGCTGCACGTGCTCGACGCCAGTGACGAGGAGTGGTGGCAGGCACGGCGGGTCCACCCCGACAGCGAGGCCGATGACATCGGCTTCATCCCCAGCAAACGGCG GGTCGAACGACGGGAGTGGTCAAGGTTAAAGGCCAAG GATTGGGGCTCCAGCTCTGGATCACAGG GTCGAGAAGACTCCGTTCTGAGCTATGAGACGGTGACGCAGATGGAAG TGCACTATGCTCGCCCCATCATCATCCTTGGGCCCACCAAGGACCGAGCCAATGATGACCTTCTGTCCGAGTTCCCCGACAAGTTCGGATCCTGTGTTCCCC ATACGACGCGGCCCAAGCGGGAATATGAGATAGATGGCCGGGATTACCACTTCGTGTCCTCCCGGGAAAAAATGGAGAAGGACATTCAGGCGCACAAGTTCATCGAGGCCGGCCAGTACAACAGCCACCTATATGGCACGAGTGTCCAGTCCGTGCGGGAGGTGGCCGAGCAG GGGAAGCACTGCATCCTCGATGTCTCGGCCAATGCCGTGCGGCGGCTGCAGGCGGCCCACCTGCACCCCATCGCCATCTTCATTCGCCCCCGCTCCCTGGAGAATGTGCT AGAGATTAATAAGCGGATCACAGAGGAACAAGCTCGCAAAGCCTTCGACAGAGCCACCAAGCTGGAGCAGGAATTCACAGAGTGCTTCTCAG CCATCGTGGAGGGCGACAGCTTTGAGGAGATCTACCACAAGGTGAAGCGTGTCATCGAGGACCTCTCAGGCCCCTACATCTGGGTCCCGGCCCGAGAGAGACTCTGA
- the DLG4 gene encoding disks large homolog 4 isoform X7 has protein sequence MSEGPRAPRSALWLLAPPLLRWAPPLLTVLHSDLFQALLDILDYYEACISESQKYRYQDEDTPPLEHSPAHLPNQVNAPELVHVAERNLSHLEAGHGVVGHAHLSPLKANSPPVIVNTDTLEAPGYELQVNGTEGEMEYEEITLERGNSGLGFSIAGGTDNPHIGDDPSIFITKIIPGGAAAQDGRLRVNDSILFVNEVDVREVTHSAAVEALKEAGSIVRLYVMRRKPPAEKLMEIKLIKGPKGLGFSIAGGVGNQHIPGDNSIYVTKIIEGGAAHKDGRLQIGDKILAVNSVGLEDVMHEDAVAALKNTYDVVYLKVAKPSNAYLSDSYAPPDITTSYSQHLDNEISHSSYLGTDYPTAMTPTSPRRYSPVAKDLLGEEDVPREPRRIVIHRGSTGLGFNIVGGEDGEGIFISFILAGGPADLSGELRKGDQILSVNGVDLRSASHEQAAIALKNAGQTVTIIAQYKPEEYSRFEAKIHDLREQLMNSSLGSGTASLRSNPKRGFYIRALFDYDKTKDCGFLSQALSFRFGDVLHVLDASDEEWWQARRVHPDSEADDIGFIPSKRRVERREWSRLKAKDWGSSSGSQGREDSVLSYETVTQMEVHYARPIIILGPTKDRANDDLLSEFPDKFGSCVPHTTRPKREYEIDGRDYHFVSSREKMEKDIQAHKFIEAGQYNSHLYGTSVQSVREVAEQGKHCILDVSANAVRRLQAAHLHPIAIFIRPRSLENVLEINKRITEEQARKAFDRATKLEQEFTECFSAIVEGDSFEEIYHKVKRVIEDLSGPYIWVPARERL, from the exons ATGTCCGAGGGACCCAGAG CTCCCCGGTCAGCCCTCTGGCTCCTGGCCCCCCCACTACTGCGGTGGGCACCCCCTCTCCTCACCGTGCTGCACAGTGACCTCTTCCAGGCCTTGCTGG ACATCCTGGACTATTATGAGGCTTGTATCTCAGAGAGCCAG AAATACCGCTACCAAGATGAAGACACGCCCCCTCTGGAGCACAGCCCGGCCCACCTCCCCAACCAGGTAAACGCCCCCGAGCTGGTGCACGTGGCGGAGAGGAACTTGTCCCACCTCGAGGCCGGCCACGGGGTCGTGGGCCACGCCCACCTCTCCCCCCTCAAG GCCAATTCTCCTCCTGTGATTGTCAACACAGACACCCTAGAAGCCCCGGGATAT GAGTTGCAGGTGAACGGGACGGAGGGGGAAATGGAATACGAGGAGATCACGTTGGAAAGG GGCAACTCAGGTCTGGGCTTCAGCATCGCAGGCGGCACCGACAACCCACACATTGGTGACGACCCGTCCATCTTCATCACCAAGATCATTCCTGGCGGGGCCGCGGCCCAGGACGGCCGCCTCAG GGTCAACGATAGCATCTTGTTTGTGAATGAGGTGGACGTGCGGGAGGTGACCCACTCAGCCGCGGTGGAGGCCCTCAAGGAGGCGGGCTCCATCGTCCGCCTCTACGTCATGCGGCGGAAGCCTCCGGCTGAGAAGCTTATGGAGATCAAACTCATCAAGGGGCCTAAAG GTCTTGGCTTCAGCATCGCGGGGGGCGTAGGGAACCAACACATCCCCGGAGATAACAGCATCTACGTGACAAAGATCATCGAAGGGGGTGCCGCCCACAAGGACGGGAGGCTGCAGATTGGGGACAAGATTCTAGCG GTCAATAGCGTGGGGCTGGAGGACGTCATGCATGAGGACGCCGTGGCAGCCCTGAAGAACACATATGACGTTGTCTACCTGAAGGTGGCCAAGCCCAGCAATGCCTACCTGAGTGACAGCTATGCTCCCCCAGACATCACAACCT CTTATTCCCAGCACCTGGACAACGAGATTAGTCACAGCAGCTACCTGGGTACCGACTACCCCACAGCCatgacccccacctcccctcggCGTTACTCCCCGGTGGCCAAGGACCTGCTGGGGGAGGAAGACGTTCCCCGGGAACCGAGGCGCATAGTGATCCACCGGGGCTCCACGGGCCTGGGCTTCAACATTGTGGGTGGCGAGGACGGTGAGGGCATCTTTATCTCCTTCATCCTGGCCGGTGGCCCTGCGGACCTCAGCGGGGAGCTGCGGAAGGGGGACCAGATCCTCTCG GTGAACGGTGTTGACCTCCGCAGTGCCAGCCACGAGCAGGCTGCCATCGCCTTGAAGAACGCGGGCCAGACGGTCACCATCATCGCTCAGTATAAACCAGAAG AGTACAGCCGATTCGAGGCCAAGATCCACGACCTTCGGGAACAGCTCATGAACAGCAGCCTGGGCTCAGGGACCGCCTCCCTGCGGAGCAACCCCAAAAGGGGTTTCTACATCAG GGCCCTGTTTGATTACGACAAGACCAAGGACTGTGGCTTCCTGAGCCAGGCCCTGAGCTTCCGTTTTGGGGACGTGCTGCACGTGCTCGACGCCAGTGACGAGGAGTGGTGGCAGGCACGGCGGGTCCACCCCGACAGCGAGGCCGATGACATCGGCTTCATCCCCAGCAAACGGCG GGTCGAACGACGGGAGTGGTCAAGGTTAAAGGCCAAG GATTGGGGCTCCAGCTCTGGATCACAGG GTCGAGAAGACTCCGTTCTGAGCTATGAGACGGTGACGCAGATGGAAG TGCACTATGCTCGCCCCATCATCATCCTTGGGCCCACCAAGGACCGAGCCAATGATGACCTTCTGTCCGAGTTCCCCGACAAGTTCGGATCCTGTGTTCCCC ATACGACGCGGCCCAAGCGGGAATATGAGATAGATGGCCGGGATTACCACTTCGTGTCCTCCCGGGAAAAAATGGAGAAGGACATTCAGGCGCACAAGTTCATCGAGGCCGGCCAGTACAACAGCCACCTATATGGCACGAGTGTCCAGTCCGTGCGGGAGGTGGCCGAGCAG GGGAAGCACTGCATCCTCGATGTCTCGGCCAATGCCGTGCGGCGGCTGCAGGCGGCCCACCTGCACCCCATCGCCATCTTCATTCGCCCCCGCTCCCTGGAGAATGTGCT AGAGATTAATAAGCGGATCACAGAGGAACAAGCTCGCAAAGCCTTCGACAGAGCCACCAAGCTGGAGCAGGAATTCACAGAGTGCTTCTCAG CCATCGTGGAGGGCGACAGCTTTGAGGAGATCTACCACAAGGTGAAGCGTGTCATCGAGGACCTCTCAGGCCCCTACATCTGGGTCCCGGCCCGAGAGAGACTCTGA
- the DLG4 gene encoding disks large homolog 4 isoform X12: protein MDCLCIVTTKKYRYQDEDTPPLEHSPAHLPNQANSPPVIVNTDTLEAPGYELQVNGTEGEMEYEEITLERGNSGLGFSIAGGTDNPHIGDDPSIFITKIIPGGAAAQDGRLRVNDSILFVNEVDVREVTHSAAVEALKEAGSIVRLYVMRRKPPAEKLMEIKLIKGPKGLGFSIAGGVGNQHIPGDNSIYVTKIIEGGAAHKDGRLQIGDKILAVNSVGLEDVMHEDAVAALKNTYDVVYLKVAKPSNAYLSDSYAPPDITTSYSQHLDNEISHSSYLGTDYPTAMTPTSPRRYSPVAKDLLGEEDVPREPRRIVIHRGSTGLGFNIVGGEDGEGIFISFILAGGPADLSGELRKGDQILSVNGVDLRSASHEQAAIALKNAGQTVTIIAQYKPEEYSRFEAKIHDLREQLMNSSLGSGTASLRSNPKRGFYIRALFDYDKTKDCGFLSQALSFRFGDVLHVLDASDEEWWQARRVHPDSEADDIGFIPSKRRVERREWSRLKAKDWGSSSGSQGREDSVLSYETVTQMEVHYARPIIILGPTKDRANDDLLSEFPDKFGSCVPHTTRPKREYEIDGRDYHFVSSREKMEKDIQAHKFIEAGQYNSHLYGTSVQSVREVAEQGKHCILDVSANAVRRLQAAHLHPIAIFIRPRSLENVLEINKRITEEQARKAFDRATKLEQEFTECFSAIVEGDSFEEIYHKVKRVIEDLSGPYIWVPARERL from the exons ATGGACTGTCTCTGTATAGTGACAACCAAG AAATACCGCTACCAAGATGAAGACACGCCCCCTCTGGAGCACAGCCCGGCCCACCTCCCCAACCAG GCCAATTCTCCTCCTGTGATTGTCAACACAGACACCCTAGAAGCCCCGGGATAT GAGTTGCAGGTGAACGGGACGGAGGGGGAAATGGAATACGAGGAGATCACGTTGGAAAGG GGCAACTCAGGTCTGGGCTTCAGCATCGCAGGCGGCACCGACAACCCACACATTGGTGACGACCCGTCCATCTTCATCACCAAGATCATTCCTGGCGGGGCCGCGGCCCAGGACGGCCGCCTCAG GGTCAACGATAGCATCTTGTTTGTGAATGAGGTGGACGTGCGGGAGGTGACCCACTCAGCCGCGGTGGAGGCCCTCAAGGAGGCGGGCTCCATCGTCCGCCTCTACGTCATGCGGCGGAAGCCTCCGGCTGAGAAGCTTATGGAGATCAAACTCATCAAGGGGCCTAAAG GTCTTGGCTTCAGCATCGCGGGGGGCGTAGGGAACCAACACATCCCCGGAGATAACAGCATCTACGTGACAAAGATCATCGAAGGGGGTGCCGCCCACAAGGACGGGAGGCTGCAGATTGGGGACAAGATTCTAGCG GTCAATAGCGTGGGGCTGGAGGACGTCATGCATGAGGACGCCGTGGCAGCCCTGAAGAACACATATGACGTTGTCTACCTGAAGGTGGCCAAGCCCAGCAATGCCTACCTGAGTGACAGCTATGCTCCCCCAGACATCACAACCT CTTATTCCCAGCACCTGGACAACGAGATTAGTCACAGCAGCTACCTGGGTACCGACTACCCCACAGCCatgacccccacctcccctcggCGTTACTCCCCGGTGGCCAAGGACCTGCTGGGGGAGGAAGACGTTCCCCGGGAACCGAGGCGCATAGTGATCCACCGGGGCTCCACGGGCCTGGGCTTCAACATTGTGGGTGGCGAGGACGGTGAGGGCATCTTTATCTCCTTCATCCTGGCCGGTGGCCCTGCGGACCTCAGCGGGGAGCTGCGGAAGGGGGACCAGATCCTCTCG GTGAACGGTGTTGACCTCCGCAGTGCCAGCCACGAGCAGGCTGCCATCGCCTTGAAGAACGCGGGCCAGACGGTCACCATCATCGCTCAGTATAAACCAGAAG AGTACAGCCGATTCGAGGCCAAGATCCACGACCTTCGGGAACAGCTCATGAACAGCAGCCTGGGCTCAGGGACCGCCTCCCTGCGGAGCAACCCCAAAAGGGGTTTCTACATCAG GGCCCTGTTTGATTACGACAAGACCAAGGACTGTGGCTTCCTGAGCCAGGCCCTGAGCTTCCGTTTTGGGGACGTGCTGCACGTGCTCGACGCCAGTGACGAGGAGTGGTGGCAGGCACGGCGGGTCCACCCCGACAGCGAGGCCGATGACATCGGCTTCATCCCCAGCAAACGGCG GGTCGAACGACGGGAGTGGTCAAGGTTAAAGGCCAAG GATTGGGGCTCCAGCTCTGGATCACAGG GTCGAGAAGACTCCGTTCTGAGCTATGAGACGGTGACGCAGATGGAAG TGCACTATGCTCGCCCCATCATCATCCTTGGGCCCACCAAGGACCGAGCCAATGATGACCTTCTGTCCGAGTTCCCCGACAAGTTCGGATCCTGTGTTCCCC ATACGACGCGGCCCAAGCGGGAATATGAGATAGATGGCCGGGATTACCACTTCGTGTCCTCCCGGGAAAAAATGGAGAAGGACATTCAGGCGCACAAGTTCATCGAGGCCGGCCAGTACAACAGCCACCTATATGGCACGAGTGTCCAGTCCGTGCGGGAGGTGGCCGAGCAG GGGAAGCACTGCATCCTCGATGTCTCGGCCAATGCCGTGCGGCGGCTGCAGGCGGCCCACCTGCACCCCATCGCCATCTTCATTCGCCCCCGCTCCCTGGAGAATGTGCT AGAGATTAATAAGCGGATCACAGAGGAACAAGCTCGCAAAGCCTTCGACAGAGCCACCAAGCTGGAGCAGGAATTCACAGAGTGCTTCTCAG CCATCGTGGAGGGCGACAGCTTTGAGGAGATCTACCACAAGGTGAAGCGTGTCATCGAGGACCTCTCAGGCCCCTACATCTGGGTCCCGGCCCGAGAGAGACTCTGA
- the DLG4 gene encoding disks large homolog 4 isoform X4, translating into MSEGPRGEKRKAWGLSWWGRGLGFGDPSPEPSHRIWGEKAQAGEGECLGPSVSSLSQPHPHCSPAPRSALWLLAPPLLRWAPPLLTVLHSDLFQALLDILDYYEACISESQKYRYQDEDTPPLEHSPAHLPNQANSPPVIVNTDTLEAPGYELQVNGTEGEMEYEEITLERGNSGLGFSIAGGTDNPHIGDDPSIFITKIIPGGAAAQDGRLRVNDSILFVNEVDVREVTHSAAVEALKEAGSIVRLYVMRRKPPAEKLMEIKLIKGPKGLGFSIAGGVGNQHIPGDNSIYVTKIIEGGAAHKDGRLQIGDKILAVNSVGLEDVMHEDAVAALKNTYDVVYLKVAKPSNAYLSDSYAPPDITTSYSQHLDNEISHSSYLGTDYPTAMTPTSPRRYSPVAKDLLGEEDVPREPRRIVIHRGSTGLGFNIVGGEDGEGIFISFILAGGPADLSGELRKGDQILSVNGVDLRSASHEQAAIALKNAGQTVTIIAQYKPEEYSRFEAKIHDLREQLMNSSLGSGTASLRSNPKRGFYIRALFDYDKTKDCGFLSQALSFRFGDVLHVLDASDEEWWQARRVHPDSEADDIGFIPSKRRVERREWSRLKAKDWGSSSGSQGREDSVLSYETVTQMEVHYARPIIILGPTKDRANDDLLSEFPDKFGSCVPHTTRPKREYEIDGRDYHFVSSREKMEKDIQAHKFIEAGQYNSHLYGTSVQSVREVAEQGKHCILDVSANAVRRLQAAHLHPIAIFIRPRSLENVLEINKRITEEQARKAFDRATKLEQEFTECFSAIVEGDSFEEIYHKVKRVIEDLSGPYIWVPARERL; encoded by the exons ATGTCCGAGGGACCCAGAGGTGAAAAACGAAAGGCCTGGGGCTTgagctggtgggggcggggactGGGATTTGGGGACCCTTCTCCTGAACCTTCCCATAGAATCTGGGGTGAAAAGGCACAGGCTGGGGAAGGTGAATGTCTTggtccctctgtctcttccctgtcccaaccccacccccattGTTCTCCAGCTCCCCGGTCAGCCCTCTGGCTCCTGGCCCCCCCACTACTGCGGTGGGCACCCCCTCTCCTCACCGTGCTGCACAGTGACCTCTTCCAGGCCTTGCTGG ACATCCTGGACTATTATGAGGCTTGTATCTCAGAGAGCCAG AAATACCGCTACCAAGATGAAGACACGCCCCCTCTGGAGCACAGCCCGGCCCACCTCCCCAACCAG GCCAATTCTCCTCCTGTGATTGTCAACACAGACACCCTAGAAGCCCCGGGATAT GAGTTGCAGGTGAACGGGACGGAGGGGGAAATGGAATACGAGGAGATCACGTTGGAAAGG GGCAACTCAGGTCTGGGCTTCAGCATCGCAGGCGGCACCGACAACCCACACATTGGTGACGACCCGTCCATCTTCATCACCAAGATCATTCCTGGCGGGGCCGCGGCCCAGGACGGCCGCCTCAG GGTCAACGATAGCATCTTGTTTGTGAATGAGGTGGACGTGCGGGAGGTGACCCACTCAGCCGCGGTGGAGGCCCTCAAGGAGGCGGGCTCCATCGTCCGCCTCTACGTCATGCGGCGGAAGCCTCCGGCTGAGAAGCTTATGGAGATCAAACTCATCAAGGGGCCTAAAG GTCTTGGCTTCAGCATCGCGGGGGGCGTAGGGAACCAACACATCCCCGGAGATAACAGCATCTACGTGACAAAGATCATCGAAGGGGGTGCCGCCCACAAGGACGGGAGGCTGCAGATTGGGGACAAGATTCTAGCG GTCAATAGCGTGGGGCTGGAGGACGTCATGCATGAGGACGCCGTGGCAGCCCTGAAGAACACATATGACGTTGTCTACCTGAAGGTGGCCAAGCCCAGCAATGCCTACCTGAGTGACAGCTATGCTCCCCCAGACATCACAACCT CTTATTCCCAGCACCTGGACAACGAGATTAGTCACAGCAGCTACCTGGGTACCGACTACCCCACAGCCatgacccccacctcccctcggCGTTACTCCCCGGTGGCCAAGGACCTGCTGGGGGAGGAAGACGTTCCCCGGGAACCGAGGCGCATAGTGATCCACCGGGGCTCCACGGGCCTGGGCTTCAACATTGTGGGTGGCGAGGACGGTGAGGGCATCTTTATCTCCTTCATCCTGGCCGGTGGCCCTGCGGACCTCAGCGGGGAGCTGCGGAAGGGGGACCAGATCCTCTCG GTGAACGGTGTTGACCTCCGCAGTGCCAGCCACGAGCAGGCTGCCATCGCCTTGAAGAACGCGGGCCAGACGGTCACCATCATCGCTCAGTATAAACCAGAAG AGTACAGCCGATTCGAGGCCAAGATCCACGACCTTCGGGAACAGCTCATGAACAGCAGCCTGGGCTCAGGGACCGCCTCCCTGCGGAGCAACCCCAAAAGGGGTTTCTACATCAG GGCCCTGTTTGATTACGACAAGACCAAGGACTGTGGCTTCCTGAGCCAGGCCCTGAGCTTCCGTTTTGGGGACGTGCTGCACGTGCTCGACGCCAGTGACGAGGAGTGGTGGCAGGCACGGCGGGTCCACCCCGACAGCGAGGCCGATGACATCGGCTTCATCCCCAGCAAACGGCG GGTCGAACGACGGGAGTGGTCAAGGTTAAAGGCCAAG GATTGGGGCTCCAGCTCTGGATCACAGG GTCGAGAAGACTCCGTTCTGAGCTATGAGACGGTGACGCAGATGGAAG TGCACTATGCTCGCCCCATCATCATCCTTGGGCCCACCAAGGACCGAGCCAATGATGACCTTCTGTCCGAGTTCCCCGACAAGTTCGGATCCTGTGTTCCCC ATACGACGCGGCCCAAGCGGGAATATGAGATAGATGGCCGGGATTACCACTTCGTGTCCTCCCGGGAAAAAATGGAGAAGGACATTCAGGCGCACAAGTTCATCGAGGCCGGCCAGTACAACAGCCACCTATATGGCACGAGTGTCCAGTCCGTGCGGGAGGTGGCCGAGCAG GGGAAGCACTGCATCCTCGATGTCTCGGCCAATGCCGTGCGGCGGCTGCAGGCGGCCCACCTGCACCCCATCGCCATCTTCATTCGCCCCCGCTCCCTGGAGAATGTGCT AGAGATTAATAAGCGGATCACAGAGGAACAAGCTCGCAAAGCCTTCGACAGAGCCACCAAGCTGGAGCAGGAATTCACAGAGTGCTTCTCAG CCATCGTGGAGGGCGACAGCTTTGAGGAGATCTACCACAAGGTGAAGCGTGTCATCGAGGACCTCTCAGGCCCCTACATCTGGGTCCCGGCCCGAGAGAGACTCTGA